A window from Rhizosphaericola mali encodes these proteins:
- a CDS encoding alkaline phosphatase family protein — MHYKSILNFFLLFIGIYTGARAQDTTQKITLNRINATTQEQKPYVILISIDGFRYDYRKIYHANHLNKLAENGVAAQSMYPSFPSITFPNHYTIVSGLYPAHHGLIGNDIYDSATNSRYSLGNAKAVKNPYWYGGTPLWVLAEKQQMLSASFYWPGSEAPIQNTLPTYYYAYNEKIPIASRIQTVVNWLELPAEKRPHFITFYFPQVDHAGHKFGPKSKETKSAVAFVDSSINALNDAVQKTGLPVNFIVVSDHGMTQLKENNPLHLPFQVDSTSETIVSNGSLVDIFVPNPTKRDSLYKELQLKKKHFEVYYKNELPEDYHYRTSDDRYHRIGDIVLVAHAPFYFSNHKKTIAGSHGFYVKETPDMQATFLAWGPAFKSGITIPSFTNIEIFPLIADILGLKYDPNSIDGKDILAKEILK; from the coding sequence ATGCATTACAAATCAATTTTGAATTTTTTCCTATTATTTATCGGAATTTACACAGGAGCACGCGCACAAGACACGACACAAAAAATTACGCTGAATCGTATCAATGCCACGACGCAAGAGCAAAAACCTTATGTTATTCTAATATCTATTGATGGATTTCGGTACGACTATAGAAAAATTTATCATGCCAATCATTTGAATAAATTGGCAGAAAATGGCGTTGCAGCCCAATCGATGTATCCATCCTTTCCCTCAATCACATTCCCCAATCATTACACAATTGTAAGCGGATTATATCCGGCACATCATGGATTGATTGGTAATGACATTTATGATTCCGCAACAAATTCGCGCTATAGTTTAGGAAATGCTAAAGCAGTAAAAAATCCTTATTGGTATGGTGGCACACCGCTTTGGGTATTGGCAGAGAAACAACAAATGTTGAGTGCTAGTTTTTATTGGCCAGGTTCCGAAGCGCCTATTCAAAATACATTACCTACTTATTACTACGCTTACAATGAGAAAATACCTATTGCAAGCCGTATCCAGACGGTGGTTAATTGGTTAGAACTTCCAGCCGAAAAACGTCCACATTTTATCACATTTTATTTCCCACAAGTAGATCATGCAGGTCATAAATTTGGTCCTAAAAGCAAAGAAACTAAATCTGCAGTTGCCTTTGTAGATTCGTCCATCAATGCGTTAAATGATGCAGTTCAAAAAACTGGATTGCCCGTAAATTTCATCGTTGTTTCGGATCATGGCATGACTCAATTGAAAGAAAATAACCCGTTACACCTTCCATTCCAAGTGGATAGCACCTCAGAAACGATTGTTTCCAATGGTAGTTTGGTCGACATTTTCGTTCCCAATCCAACAAAGCGTGATAGTTTGTATAAAGAACTGCAATTAAAAAAGAAACATTTTGAAGTCTACTATAAAAACGAACTTCCGGAGGACTATCATTATCGTACTTCCGATGATCGCTACCATAGGATCGGCGATATCGTATTAGTTGCACACGCGCCTTTTTATTTTTCCAATCACAAAAAAACAATCGCAGGTTCGCATGGATTTTATGTAAAAGAAACGCCTGACATGCAAGCAACCTTCTTGGCATGGGGACCAGCATTCAAATCAGGAATAACGATCCCATCTTTTACTAATATTGAAATTTTCCCATTAATCGCCGACATTCTTGGATTGAAATACGATCCCAATTCTATTGATGGAAAAGATATTTTAGCTAAGGAAATTTTAAAATAA